One part of the Anaeromyxobacter sp. Fw109-5 genome encodes these proteins:
- a CDS encoding sensor histidine kinase KdpD — translation MAIGSLIASGILTGVTLGKRTDASVAAELAADTQLALEELESAMLVADTALDAYLAGGEARHRARLQRARDKIPGELDHLTRAIAAERIDEDGELLGRLRPAVKRMVDALDRAAALADAGGREEARLHRLAEGVPPFDRAHAALEAVEEREKSEVARAAAWAHRARIISNGVFLGLDTILLLFVLGAARVVRQEIRAREEHEAELARTQAVQQRLVAVVSHDLRNPLSGILTASWALARVSLPDDALRAVRRITAAGRRMERLIRDLLDWSRAKAGAEIPVTLLEADLWDVCTRVAEDLCDPRCQRLELARHGDTRAEFDPERMEQVVANLVSNALKYGDPDRPVYVEAAGEEGAVRIEVRNEGPPLDSATIAAIFEPFHRAPRDHPDSRTSVGLGLFVVRTLTEAQGAEVNVHSSVGQGTTFVVRVRRAVRAEARAG, via the coding sequence GTGGCGATCGGTAGCCTGATCGCCTCCGGGATCCTCACCGGCGTCACGCTGGGGAAGCGGACCGACGCCAGCGTCGCGGCGGAGCTGGCGGCCGACACCCAGCTCGCGCTCGAGGAGCTCGAGTCGGCCATGCTCGTCGCGGACACGGCGCTCGACGCGTACCTCGCCGGGGGGGAGGCCCGCCACCGGGCGCGCTTGCAGCGGGCGCGCGACAAGATCCCCGGCGAGCTGGATCACCTCACCCGGGCCATCGCGGCGGAGCGCATCGACGAGGACGGCGAGCTCCTGGGGCGGCTGCGCCCGGCGGTGAAGCGGATGGTCGACGCGCTGGATCGCGCGGCCGCCCTCGCCGACGCCGGCGGCCGCGAGGAAGCGCGCCTCCACCGCCTCGCCGAGGGGGTACCTCCGTTCGACCGGGCGCACGCGGCGCTCGAGGCGGTCGAGGAGCGCGAGAAGAGCGAGGTCGCTCGTGCCGCAGCCTGGGCGCACCGTGCGCGCATCATCTCGAACGGGGTGTTCCTCGGGCTCGACACGATCCTGCTGCTGTTCGTGCTCGGGGCCGCGCGCGTCGTGCGGCAGGAGATCCGCGCCCGCGAGGAGCACGAGGCGGAGCTCGCCCGGACGCAGGCGGTGCAGCAGCGCCTCGTCGCCGTGGTCAGCCACGACCTGCGGAACCCGCTCTCCGGCATCCTGACCGCCTCGTGGGCGCTCGCCCGCGTGAGCCTCCCCGACGACGCGCTGCGGGCCGTGCGCAGGATCACCGCGGCGGGCCGGCGCATGGAGCGGCTGATCCGCGACCTCCTCGACTGGAGCCGCGCGAAGGCCGGGGCGGAGATCCCGGTGACCTTGCTCGAGGCCGACCTGTGGGACGTCTGCACCCGCGTCGCCGAAGATCTCTGCGATCCCCGCTGCCAGCGGCTGGAGCTCGCCCGCCACGGCGACACCCGCGCGGAGTTCGACCCGGAGCGGATGGAGCAGGTGGTCGCGAACCTCGTCTCGAACGCCCTCAAGTACGGGGACCCCGACCGGCCCGTGTACGTGGAGGCGGCGGGCGAGGAGGGAGCGGTCCGGATCGAGGTGCGCAACGAGGGACCGCCGCTCGATTCGGCGACCATCGCGGCCATCTTCGAGCCCTTCCACCGCGCGCCGCGCGACCACCCCGACTCGAGGACGAGCGTGGGGCTCGGGCTGTTCGTCGTGCGCACGCTCACCGAGGCCCAGGGCGCCGAGGTGAACGTCCACTCCTCGGTCGGGCAGGGGACCACGTTCGTCGTGAGGGTGCGACGAGCCGTCCGCGCCGAGGCGCGGGCGGGGTGA
- a CDS encoding PD-(D/E)XK nuclease family protein, whose translation MADLQNEFSWSKSRHEKFAECRRAYFYAYYGSWGGWEAAPGTPVRELYVLKKLSSRWQWAGSVVHDALKQMLSRARVTGDFLPLERVLERTRTRARAQFAVSREKSYWREASRIVGLVEHEYGDAVADEDWRRLYEGVVDGSLRAFYASPTFEEIRRTPRERWLSVDELDSWEFEGTKIWVAIDFAFRDSDGQVRILDWKTGKERGVDHTQVGIYALYAQRKWSAPPDQVLGGLVYLVANGAGAGGETVSVAADPAALERCQSEMRHSIGEMKATLQDPARNHALIDQFPQRAQRESCRRCPFRRPCGRM comes from the coding sequence ATGGCCGATCTCCAGAACGAGTTCTCCTGGTCGAAGTCCCGCCACGAGAAGTTCGCGGAATGCCGGCGCGCGTACTTCTACGCGTATTACGGCAGCTGGGGGGGGTGGGAGGCCGCGCCCGGTACGCCGGTGCGGGAGCTGTACGTCCTGAAGAAGCTCTCCTCGCGCTGGCAATGGGCGGGCTCGGTCGTGCACGACGCGCTGAAGCAGATGCTCTCTCGCGCGCGGGTGACGGGCGACTTCCTCCCCCTGGAGCGCGTGCTCGAGCGGACCCGGACGCGGGCGCGGGCGCAGTTCGCGGTCTCGCGCGAGAAGAGCTACTGGCGGGAGGCGTCGCGCATCGTCGGGCTGGTGGAGCACGAGTACGGCGACGCCGTGGCGGACGAGGACTGGCGGCGGCTCTACGAGGGCGTCGTCGACGGCTCGCTGCGCGCGTTCTACGCGAGCCCCACCTTCGAGGAGATCCGCCGCACGCCCCGCGAGCGCTGGCTCTCGGTGGACGAGCTCGACTCCTGGGAGTTCGAGGGGACGAAGATCTGGGTGGCGATCGACTTCGCCTTCCGCGACTCCGACGGCCAGGTCCGCATCCTGGACTGGAAGACCGGCAAGGAGCGCGGCGTCGATCACACGCAGGTCGGCATCTACGCGCTCTACGCCCAGCGCAAGTGGAGCGCCCCGCCCGACCAGGTGCTGGGCGGGCTCGTCTACCTCGTCGCGAACGGCGCCGGCGCGGGAGGGGAGACGGTGTCGGTGGCCGCCGATCCCGCCGCGCTCGAGCGGTGCCAGAGCGAGATGCGCCACTCCATCGGCGAGATGAAGGCCACGCTCCAGGACCCCGCGCGCAACCACGCCCTCATCGACCAGTTCCCGCAGCGAGCCCAGCGCGAGAGCTGCCGCCGCTGCCCGTTCCGCCGCCCGTGCGGGCGGATGTAG
- a CDS encoding Dabb family protein produces the protein MVKHLVFWTLKEQADGASREENARRVKAALEGLAGRIPGLLELEVGIDFSRGEASYDVALSSTFADRAALDAYQAHPEHRAVADLIGRVRERRAVVDYETGS, from the coding sequence ATGGTGAAGCACCTCGTGTTCTGGACGCTGAAGGAGCAGGCCGACGGCGCGTCGCGCGAGGAGAACGCGCGCAGGGTGAAGGCGGCGCTGGAGGGGCTCGCGGGCCGCATCCCGGGCCTGCTCGAGCTCGAGGTCGGGATCGACTTCTCGCGCGGCGAGGCGTCCTACGACGTCGCGCTCTCCTCGACGTTCGCCGATCGCGCGGCCCTCGACGCCTACCAGGCGCACCCCGAGCACCGCGCCGTCGCCGACCTCATCGGGCGCGTGCGCGAGAGGCGCGCGGTCGTGGACTACGAGACGGGCTCCTAG
- a CDS encoding GNAT family N-acetyltransferase: MSGRTAASGGAPPPRRAPRAPRLRAGDVADAPALARVMRAAIRGQGAAAYGHSEVRAWSSLPALYHRWAMTAGGERYVVAERDGAIVGYAARRDAELTAVFVLPRAAGAGVGTALVRHVERAARRAGVARLRVVAALGAVPFYARLGFGRRGAARVPLPGETSLAAVRMEKRLDSTAGAPGERSARRAARSSGRARVRPRGR, translated from the coding sequence GTGAGCGGACGCACCGCCGCGTCGGGCGGCGCGCCACCGCCGCGCCGCGCCCCTCGCGCGCCCAGGCTCCGCGCGGGGGACGTCGCCGACGCCCCCGCCCTCGCGCGCGTGATGCGCGCCGCCATCCGCGGGCAGGGCGCCGCCGCCTACGGCCACTCGGAGGTCCGCGCCTGGTCGTCGCTCCCGGCCCTGTACCACCGCTGGGCCATGACGGCCGGGGGCGAGCGCTACGTCGTCGCGGAGCGGGACGGGGCGATCGTCGGGTACGCGGCGCGCCGCGACGCGGAGCTCACCGCGGTGTTCGTGCTCCCGCGCGCCGCCGGCGCCGGCGTGGGGACGGCGCTCGTCCGGCACGTCGAGCGCGCCGCGCGCCGCGCCGGGGTGGCGAGGCTCCGGGTCGTGGCGGCGCTCGGGGCCGTCCCGTTCTACGCGCGGCTCGGCTTCGGGCGGCGCGGCGCCGCGCGCGTCCCGCTCCCGGGCGAGACCTCGCTCGCCGCGGTTCGCATGGAGAAGCGGCTCGACTCGACCGCCGGCGCCCCCGGAGAGCGCTCGGCGAGGCGAGCGGCACGATCGTCCGGACGGGCGCGGGTCCGTCCGCGTGGGAGGTGA
- a CDS encoding sigma-54 dependent transcriptional regulator, producing MTKPNLMVIDDLDSARQMMKRTLGRSYAVFDFASVAEALPAVERAEFDAIVTDLRMPGIDGIEGMRRFKERVPEIPVILVTAFATVETAVEAMKAGAFDYLKKPFEPEELELVVARAVEHARIKRDNARLRSALAGEFGVHGIIGKSQPMKALVEMLGRIAPSDVPILVEGESGTGKDLLARAAHAMSRRASGPYVALNMSAIPENLAEAELFGHEKGAFTGAEQARAGFFAEAEGGTLFLDEIGLLPPALQPKLLRVLQDGEYIPVGSRKARKGNVRVVAATNEDLARAVKEGKFREDLWFRLRVVPLRLPPLRERKEDIPLLVHHFVEKHALRLGRPPLEPDAEAMRALLDHPWPGNIRELEHAIERGLLLARGETITLADLPPELAQPAAEAAAGGAEGRYRRARDAWERKFLEDLLREAGGNVAKAAEAAGLHRSTLYEKLQRYGLVEKDAKA from the coding sequence GTGACGAAGCCCAACCTGATGGTCATCGACGACCTCGACTCCGCGCGGCAGATGATGAAGCGCACGCTGGGGCGGTCGTACGCGGTGTTCGACTTCGCCTCGGTGGCGGAGGCGCTGCCCGCCGTCGAGCGGGCGGAGTTCGACGCCATCGTCACCGACCTGCGCATGCCCGGCATCGACGGCATCGAGGGGATGCGCCGCTTCAAGGAGCGGGTGCCGGAGATCCCGGTCATCCTCGTCACGGCCTTCGCCACCGTGGAGACCGCGGTCGAGGCGATGAAGGCCGGCGCCTTCGACTACCTCAAGAAGCCCTTCGAGCCGGAGGAGCTCGAGCTCGTGGTCGCGCGCGCGGTGGAGCACGCGCGCATCAAGCGCGACAACGCGCGCCTGCGGAGCGCGCTCGCCGGCGAGTTCGGCGTGCACGGCATCATCGGCAAGTCGCAGCCGATGAAGGCCCTCGTGGAGATGCTCGGGCGGATCGCCCCCTCCGACGTGCCCATCCTGGTGGAGGGCGAGTCCGGCACCGGCAAGGACCTTCTCGCGCGCGCGGCGCACGCCATGAGCCGGCGCGCGAGCGGACCCTACGTGGCGCTCAACATGAGCGCCATCCCCGAGAACCTCGCCGAGGCCGAGCTCTTCGGCCACGAGAAGGGGGCCTTCACCGGCGCCGAGCAGGCGCGGGCCGGCTTCTTCGCCGAGGCGGAGGGGGGCACGCTGTTCCTCGACGAGATCGGGCTCCTCCCGCCCGCGCTCCAGCCCAAGCTCCTGCGCGTCCTGCAGGACGGCGAGTACATCCCGGTCGGCAGCCGCAAGGCGCGCAAGGGGAACGTGCGCGTGGTGGCGGCCACGAACGAGGACCTCGCCCGCGCGGTGAAGGAGGGGAAGTTCCGCGAGGACCTGTGGTTCCGGCTGCGCGTCGTCCCGCTGCGGCTCCCGCCCCTGCGCGAGCGGAAGGAGGACATCCCGCTCCTCGTCCACCACTTCGTGGAGAAGCACGCGCTGCGGCTGGGGCGGCCGCCGCTCGAGCCGGACGCCGAGGCGATGCGGGCGCTCCTCGACCACCCCTGGCCGGGCAACATCCGCGAGCTGGAGCACGCCATCGAGCGCGGGCTCCTCCTCGCGCGCGGGGAGACCATCACCCTCGCGGATCTCCCGCCCGAGCTCGCCCAGCCCGCCGCCGAAGCCGCCGCGGGCGGGGCGGAGGGGCGCTACCGGCGCGCCCGCGACGCCTGGGAGCGGAAGTTCCTCGAGGACCTGCTGCGCGAGGCGGGCGGCAACGTCGCGAAGGCCGCCGAGGCGGCCGGGCTCCATCGCTCCACCCTGTACGAGAAGCTCCAGCGCTACGGCCTCGTGGAGAAGGACGCCAAGGCGTGA
- a CDS encoding ATP-binding protein encodes MTLRLKLFVLIAGVIIFAMSGVTAVALWREVVRGQELLAREGVAIASTAATAAAHWVRADGVDPGGASALPAVLERVVASAPLDRAWIVDRTGKVLACVTRTEEACPEGAPPSEFQLAESPLQALGRLLQPEGIVASAPILRSGAVVGAVRVDFTHEEVVGNARNLAWGASIVAAFWIFVGQLLAAIFLRRVTSPLVRLSEAAESLAEERGVRLEEPEERELADLVRAFNDMSRRLDDRRSENQRLIAELEARVAQKTREVLRADRLATLGGIAAGFAHEIGNSLNVIRGYASVAARELPADAEVKSDVEAIRREVTRAAGLIERFLVFARARTVHPIAQPVEPILREAVEVVGPAAAHANVERVVEIAPALPEVVADGELLRQAFLNLCVNAVQAMQERGGGTLVARARREGDGLVVEVSDSGPGLPRDIAAHVFDPFFTTKANGTGLGLAIVRQAAEAHGGTVEVESAPGHGATFRIRLPVAPAEPAAAGAGAAP; translated from the coding sequence GTGACCCTCCGGCTCAAGCTCTTCGTGCTCATCGCGGGGGTGATCATCTTCGCGATGAGCGGCGTCACCGCCGTGGCGCTCTGGCGCGAGGTGGTGCGCGGGCAGGAGCTCCTGGCGCGCGAGGGCGTCGCCATCGCCTCCACCGCCGCCACCGCCGCCGCCCACTGGGTCCGCGCCGACGGCGTGGACCCGGGCGGCGCCTCCGCGCTGCCGGCGGTGCTCGAGCGCGTGGTCGCGAGCGCGCCGCTCGACCGCGCCTGGATCGTCGACCGGACCGGCAAGGTCCTCGCCTGCGTCACGCGCACCGAGGAGGCCTGCCCCGAGGGCGCCCCGCCCTCGGAGTTCCAGCTCGCCGAGTCCCCGCTCCAGGCGCTCGGGCGGCTGCTCCAGCCGGAGGGCATCGTGGCCTCCGCTCCCATCCTGCGCAGCGGCGCCGTGGTGGGGGCCGTCCGGGTGGACTTCACGCACGAGGAGGTGGTGGGGAACGCCCGCAACCTGGCGTGGGGGGCGAGCATCGTCGCCGCCTTCTGGATCTTCGTCGGGCAGCTCCTCGCCGCCATCTTCCTGCGCCGCGTGACGAGCCCGCTCGTGCGGCTCTCCGAGGCCGCCGAGTCGCTCGCGGAGGAGCGCGGCGTCCGCCTCGAGGAGCCCGAGGAGCGCGAGCTCGCCGATCTGGTGCGCGCCTTCAACGACATGTCGCGGCGGCTCGACGACCGGCGCAGCGAGAACCAGCGGCTCATCGCCGAGCTGGAGGCGCGCGTCGCGCAGAAGACCCGCGAGGTGCTGCGCGCGGACCGCCTCGCCACGCTGGGCGGCATCGCCGCCGGCTTCGCCCACGAGATCGGCAACTCCCTGAACGTCATCCGCGGCTACGCCTCGGTGGCGGCGCGCGAGCTGCCCGCCGACGCCGAGGTGAAGTCCGACGTGGAGGCGATCCGGCGCGAGGTCACCCGCGCGGCCGGGCTGATCGAGCGGTTCCTGGTCTTCGCGCGCGCGCGCACGGTGCACCCCATCGCGCAGCCCGTCGAGCCGATCCTGCGCGAGGCGGTGGAGGTGGTCGGGCCGGCCGCGGCGCACGCGAACGTCGAGCGCGTGGTCGAGATCGCGCCCGCGCTGCCGGAGGTGGTGGCCGACGGCGAGCTGCTCCGCCAGGCCTTCCTGAACCTCTGCGTCAACGCCGTGCAGGCGATGCAGGAGCGCGGGGGCGGGACGCTCGTCGCGCGCGCGCGCCGCGAGGGAGACGGGCTCGTGGTGGAGGTGTCGGACAGCGGCCCGGGCCTGCCGAGGGACATCGCCGCCCACGTCTTCGACCCGTTCTTCACCACCAAGGCGAACGGCACCGGCCTCGGGCTGGCCATCGTGCGCCAGGCGGCGGAGGCCCACGGCGGCACGGTGGAGGTCGAGAGCGCCCCCGGCCACGGCGCCACCTTCCGCATCCGCCTGCCCGTCGCGCCGGCCGAGCCGGCCGCGGCGGGCGCAGGCGCCGCGCCGTGA
- a CDS encoding multiheme c-type cytochrome yields MRAILLSFALLLAPAARAEGPKLPEGSDTCLQCHSPGGDGPTVHADTFAKSVHAENGVACTDCHAGYTEEHAMGGTLPPLSDAEQQFVARLEKGTFGEEGQKVAVTSPRAYLACQNCHTEQTDAFAASIHSKWLREDTKASGPTCASCHGSVHAVKSLAFYDPKAEARQPVPADRREMTRRCEGCHGNEEFAAVAGLKPEATVNYHDSIHGRMVRVGNAFAPVCVSCHAAPQGKGGTHAIVAKTDPNSIVNVANRKDACARCHAGATDNFASLIAHETPQETGGHPVPHVIHIAFSYLTTLTLLFFAFHVVVDFVYELRQRLKAKQGHGPSADAVRSVIRFDIHQRIQHWFMLSGVILLGITGWPLRGAGTFGNAPIIGGRDAAPYSEAFMKIFGGAEGAALWHRVGAVLIIISAAYHLFYLTFLASQKRLPLSMLPGPKDALDMRDNILFMLGVKKERPKFDRYMYLEKFDYWAVFWGIVMMVGTGFIFWFPAFFAAWAPSWLITAALIIHGEEATLAILFLFVVHFYNVHLKPSIFPMNWAWLNGRISVEMMKHEHPLEYDRMSDEQK; encoded by the coding sequence ATGCGAGCCATCCTCCTCTCCTTCGCGCTCCTCCTCGCCCCCGCCGCTCGGGCGGAGGGGCCCAAGCTGCCCGAGGGCAGCGACACCTGCCTGCAGTGCCACTCCCCCGGCGGCGACGGGCCCACCGTCCACGCCGACACCTTCGCCAAGTCCGTCCACGCGGAGAACGGCGTCGCCTGCACGGACTGCCACGCGGGCTACACCGAGGAGCACGCGATGGGCGGCACGCTCCCGCCGCTCTCGGACGCGGAGCAGCAGTTCGTCGCCCGGCTGGAGAAGGGCACCTTCGGCGAGGAGGGCCAGAAGGTGGCGGTCACCTCGCCGCGCGCCTACCTGGCCTGCCAGAACTGCCACACCGAGCAGACCGACGCGTTCGCCGCCTCGATCCACTCGAAGTGGCTGCGCGAGGACACGAAGGCGTCCGGCCCGACCTGCGCCTCCTGCCACGGCTCGGTGCACGCGGTGAAGTCCCTCGCCTTCTACGACCCGAAGGCCGAGGCGCGCCAGCCGGTGCCCGCCGACCGCCGCGAGATGACGCGGCGCTGCGAGGGCTGCCACGGCAACGAGGAGTTCGCCGCCGTCGCCGGTCTCAAGCCGGAGGCCACGGTCAACTACCACGACTCGATCCACGGCCGGATGGTCCGCGTGGGCAACGCCTTCGCGCCCGTCTGCGTGAGCTGCCACGCCGCCCCGCAGGGCAAGGGCGGCACGCACGCGATCGTGGCGAAGACCGACCCGAACTCGATCGTGAACGTGGCGAACCGCAAGGACGCGTGCGCGCGCTGCCACGCGGGCGCCACGGACAACTTCGCCTCGCTCATCGCGCACGAGACGCCGCAGGAGACGGGCGGGCACCCGGTCCCGCACGTCATCCACATCGCCTTCTCGTACCTGACGACCCTCACCCTGCTCTTCTTCGCCTTCCACGTCGTCGTCGACTTCGTGTACGAGCTGCGCCAGCGCCTCAAGGCGAAGCAGGGCCACGGTCCGTCGGCGGACGCGGTGCGGAGCGTCATCCGCTTCGACATCCACCAGCGCATCCAGCACTGGTTCATGCTGTCGGGCGTCATCCTGCTCGGCATCACCGGCTGGCCGCTGCGCGGCGCCGGGACGTTCGGGAACGCGCCCATCATCGGCGGCAGGGACGCGGCCCCCTACTCCGAGGCGTTCATGAAGATCTTCGGGGGCGCGGAGGGCGCGGCGCTGTGGCACCGCGTCGGCGCCGTCCTGATCATCATCTCGGCCGCCTACCACCTGTTCTACCTGACGTTCCTCGCCTCCCAGAAGCGGCTGCCCCTGTCGATGCTGCCGGGCCCGAAGGACGCGCTCGACATGCGCGACAACATCCTCTTCATGCTCGGCGTGAAGAAGGAGCGGCCCAAGTTCGACCGGTACATGTACCTGGAGAAGTTCGACTACTGGGCCGTGTTCTGGGGCATCGTGATGATGGTCGGCACCGGCTTCATCTTCTGGTTCCCGGCCTTCTTCGCCGCCTGGGCGCCGAGCTGGCTCATCACCGCCGCGCTCATCATCCACGGCGAGGAGGCGACGCTCGCCATCCTGTTCCTCTTCGTCGTGCACTTCTACAACGTGCACCTGAAGCCCTCGATCTTCCCGATGAACTGGGCCTGGCTGAACGGCCGGATCAGCGTGGAGATGATGAAGCACGAGCATCCGCTCGAGTACGACCGGATGAGCGACGAGCAGAAGTAG
- a CDS encoding M14 family zinc carboxypeptidase encodes MPIAPAALAAALLTVAAPDLSTTAERTAFERTGRHDEAVGLCRAFAKAFPRRARCVSFGVTPERRQLVALVASADGVLTPHAARARRRPVVLFQGAIHAGELDGKDAGFIALRGLLAAKAGPLSRVTAVFVPIFNADGHERFGPQQRPNQRGPVEAGWRATAANLNLNRDYAKADAPETRAMLGLLRKWDPIVYADLHVTDGAQFQHDLAVMVEPRLGYAEALRPEGAALSAALLARLTAAGHLPLDFYPSFREDGDPASGFAAGVAPPRFGHGYWAARNRLGVLLEAHSWRPYGERVRGAVAFLRALLELAAEHGPRWRAAADRADREAPALAGREVALSFEPTGAATTLAFRGYAYVREPSVVTGAQVSRYDESRPELWSVPFLGELRPAVRAVLPRGGWIVPAGWAEQVASTLATHGVIFERLGQARPAREVEVFRAADARFRAEPFEGRQLLAVKGAWARERRAIGPGALFVPAAQARALLAAHLLEPTGPDALLAWGTFNAAFERKEYVEDYVLEPFARELLAKDAAVRAEWERLLADPAFAADREARTDFFYRRHPAWDEAYRTYPVTRVDARP; translated from the coding sequence ATGCCGATCGCCCCCGCGGCCCTCGCGGCCGCCCTCCTGACCGTCGCCGCACCTGATCTCTCCACCACCGCGGAGCGCACCGCCTTCGAGCGCACCGGACGGCACGACGAGGCGGTCGGGCTCTGCCGCGCCTTCGCGAAGGCGTTCCCGCGGCGCGCGCGCTGCGTCTCCTTCGGGGTGACGCCGGAGCGGCGCCAGCTCGTCGCGCTCGTCGCCAGCGCGGACGGCGTCCTCACCCCGCACGCCGCCCGGGCGCGGAGGCGCCCGGTGGTGCTGTTCCAGGGCGCGATCCACGCCGGCGAGCTCGACGGAAAGGACGCGGGCTTCATCGCGCTGCGCGGGCTGCTCGCGGCGAAGGCCGGCCCGCTCTCGCGCGTCACCGCGGTGTTCGTGCCGATCTTCAACGCCGACGGGCACGAGCGCTTCGGGCCGCAGCAGCGCCCGAACCAGCGCGGGCCCGTCGAGGCCGGCTGGCGCGCCACGGCCGCGAACCTCAACCTGAACCGCGACTACGCGAAGGCGGACGCGCCGGAGACGCGCGCGATGCTGGGGCTCCTGCGCAAGTGGGACCCCATCGTCTACGCCGATCTGCACGTCACGGACGGCGCGCAGTTCCAGCACGACCTGGCCGTGATGGTCGAGCCGCGCCTCGGCTACGCCGAGGCGCTCCGTCCCGAGGGCGCGGCGCTCTCGGCGGCCCTCCTCGCCCGGCTCACGGCCGCGGGCCACCTCCCGCTCGACTTCTATCCGTCGTTCCGCGAGGACGGCGATCCGGCGAGCGGGTTCGCGGCGGGCGTGGCGCCGCCGCGCTTCGGGCACGGGTACTGGGCGGCGCGGAACCGGCTCGGCGTCCTGCTCGAGGCGCACTCCTGGCGCCCGTACGGCGAGCGGGTCAGGGGCGCCGTCGCCTTCCTGCGCGCGCTGCTCGAGCTCGCCGCGGAGCACGGCCCGCGCTGGCGCGCCGCCGCCGACCGGGCGGACCGCGAGGCGCCCGCCCTCGCCGGGCGAGAGGTCGCCCTGTCCTTCGAGCCGACCGGCGCCGCCACCACGCTCGCGTTCCGCGGCTACGCCTACGTCCGGGAGCCCTCCGTGGTGACCGGGGCGCAGGTGTCGCGCTACGACGAGTCGCGCCCCGAGCTCTGGAGCGTGCCGTTCCTCGGGGAGCTCCGGCCGGCGGTGAGGGCCGTGCTGCCCCGGGGCGGCTGGATCGTCCCGGCCGGCTGGGCCGAGCAGGTGGCCTCGACCCTCGCCACGCACGGCGTGATCTTCGAGCGGCTCGGCCAGGCGCGGCCGGCGCGCGAGGTCGAGGTGTTCCGCGCCGCGGACGCGAGGTTCCGCGCCGAGCCGTTCGAGGGACGCCAGCTGCTCGCCGTGAAGGGGGCCTGGGCGCGCGAGCGGCGAGCGATCGGGCCGGGCGCGCTCTTCGTCCCGGCCGCGCAGGCGCGGGCGCTCCTCGCCGCGCACCTCCTCGAGCCCACCGGCCCCGACGCCCTCCTCGCCTGGGGGACGTTCAACGCCGCGTTCGAGCGCAAGGAGTACGTCGAGGACTACGTGCTCGAGCCGTTCGCCCGGGAGCTGCTCGCGAAGGACGCCGCCGTGCGGGCCGAGTGGGAACGCCTGCTCGCCGATCCCGCCTTCGCCGCCGATCGCGAGGCGCGCACCGACTTCTTCTACCGGCGCCACCCGGCCTGGGACGAGGCGTACCGCACCTACCCGGTGACTCGGGTGGACGCGCGCCCCTGA